In Microtus pennsylvanicus isolate mMicPen1 chromosome 12, mMicPen1.hap1, whole genome shotgun sequence, the following proteins share a genomic window:
- the Exoc1l gene encoding exocyst complex component 1-like — protein sequence MSSLVKEDLEKKLFKPLAQNLCEFIEIEFSVQDRYYLCVSVTKTDEVKIIMVKHYRVGLDEKYEVTKKWSLDDLQMIDGKEADTDNPFFDLHFKKVYSLEAYSCASKYSFARTVSRLNHVYLKKDLHIVNFDSTYINDDSIWSSNNKDCLVLMRICFYAFNLVCLSLCPLPL from the exons ATGTCATCGCTGGTGAAGGAAGACTTGGAGAAAAAACTGTTCAAGCCGCTGGCGCAGAATCTCTGCGAGTTTATTGAGATCGAGTTCTCGGTCCAGGACAGGTATTACCTCTGTGTGTCAG TGACCAAAACTGACGAAGTGAAGATTATCATGGTGAAGCATTACAGAGTAGGTCTAGATGAAAAGTACGAAGTAACAAAGAAGTGGTCTTTGGATGATCTTCAGATGATTGACGGAAAAGAAGCTGATACC gACAATCCATTTTTTGATCTGCACTTCAAGAAAGTGTATAGCCTGGAGGCCTACAGCTGTGCCTCTAAGTACTCCTTTGCTCGAACAGTGAGCCGGCTGAACCATGTGTATCTTAAGAAGGACTTGCACATCGTGAACTTCGATTCGACTTACATCAACGATGACTCCATTTGGTCCTCCAACAACAAGGACTGCCTGGTCCTCATGAGAATATGCTTTTATGCTTTCAATCTTGTGTGCTTGTCCCTGTGTCCCCTGCCACTTTGA